Proteins from a genomic interval of Xiphophorus maculatus strain JP 163 A chromosome 7, X_maculatus-5.0-male, whole genome shotgun sequence:
- the slc38a11 gene encoding putative sodium-coupled neutral amino acid transporter 11 isoform X1, with product MAQQQSNEEGTALIHMHKPEWRCSMISASFNFINSIIGSGIIGLPYALNQAGLPFGLLLLMLVGFITDYSIVLLIKGGNLSGSNSYQSLVQNTFGFPGFLILSALQFLYPFIAMISYNITTGDTLTKVFQRIPGVGPDHILAERHFVILLSTFLFTLPLSLYRNIERLGKVSFLSMVLTLTILIIVMIRAATLGPQIVPTENAWAFAKWNSIQAVGVMSFAFICHHNSFLIYNSLEHPTLSNWSRVTHISVGSALIISAAFAVAGYTTFTGYTQGDIFENYCRNDNLATFGRFCFGLSIITTFPLECFVTREVLSNVICSRPLSKAEHVSITLLIVAVCTALSLAYDCLGVVLELNGALSATPLIFIIPSACYLKLCPGHWFHGEKLIPIMLIIIGLFVMITGLILIGVFPQDCSHGVEMFYCADANVSGTVPPE from the exons ATGGCTCAGCAG CAAAGCAACGAAGAAGGGACAgcattaatacatatgcacaaacCTGAATGGAGATGTTCAATGATCTCTGCTTCTTTTAATTTCATCAACTCCATTATAGGATCTGGAATAATAG GTTTGCCATACGCATTGAACCAGGCTGGGCTTCCATTCGGCCTGCTCCTTTTGATGTTGGTTGGATTCATAACAG ACTACTCAATTGTTCTACTAATTAAAGGAGGAAATCTCTCAGGATCAAACAGTTATCAGTCGCTGgtacaaaacacatttggttTTCCTGGATTTTTGATTTTATCTGCTCTACAGTTTCTGTATCCTTTCATag CCATGATCAGCTATAACATCACAACTGGTGACACACTGACCAAAGTATTTCAGAGAATCCCAGGAG TTGGTCCAGACCACATTCTTGCAGAGCGCCACTTTGTGATCTTGTTGTCTACTTTTCTGTTCACCCTGCCGCTCTCACTTTATCGAAACATCGAGAGACTTGGGAAG GTATCCTTCCTGTCAATGGTGCTAACACTCACCATCCTCATCATCGTCATGATCCGAGCAGCTACTCTTGGGCCGCAGAT TGTTCCTACAGAGAATGCATGGGCATTTGCAAAGTGGAATTCCATTCAGGCTGTTGGCGTGATGTCTTTTG CCTTTATTTGTCACCACAACAGCTTTCTGATATACAACTCGCTAGAGCATCCCACTTTATCCAACTGGTCTCGGGTCACCCACATCTCTGTGGGCTCTGCACTGATAATCAGTGCTGCATTTGCTGTTGCAGGCTACACAACATTCACTGGCTACACACAAG GAGACATTTTTGAGAACTACTGCAGAAATGATAACCTGGCAACATTCGGTCGGTTCTGCTTCGGCCTCAGCATAATTACCACATTTCCACTCGAGTGTTTTGTTACCCGAGAG GTGCTTTCCAATGTCATATGCAGCCGTCCTCTTTCCAAAGCTGAACATGTCTCGATAACTCTACTCATAGTTGCTGTCTGCACAGCATTATCCCTGGCTTATGACTGCCTGGGAGTAGTTTTAGAGCTAAAT GGAGCTCTGAGTGCCACACCTCTGATCTTTATCATCCCGTCTGCGTGCTACCTCAAGCTCTGCCCAGGCCACTGGTTCCATGGTGAAAAGCTGATTCCCATCATGCTGATAATAATTGGCTTGTTTGTTATGATCACTGGCCTGATACTGATTGGTGTCTTCCCTCAAGATTGCTCACATGGTGTTGAGATGTTCTACTGTGCCGACGCCAACGTCTCTGGCACTGTACCCCCTGAATGA
- the slc38a11 gene encoding putative sodium-coupled neutral amino acid transporter 11 isoform X2, protein MAQQQSNEEGTALIHMHKPEWRCSMISASFNFINSIIGSGIIGLPYALNQAGLPFGLLLLMLVGFITDYSIVLLIKGGNLSGSNSYQSLVQNTFGFPGFLILSALQFLYPFIAMISYNITTGDTLTKVFQRIPGVGPDHILAERHFVILLSTFLFTLPLSLYRNIERLGKVSFLSMVLTLTILIIVMIRAATLGPQIVPTENAWAFAKWNSIQAVGVMSFGYTTFTGYTQGDIFENYCRNDNLATFGRFCFGLSIITTFPLECFVTREVLSNVICSRPLSKAEHVSITLLIVAVCTALSLAYDCLGVVLELNGALSATPLIFIIPSACYLKLCPGHWFHGEKLIPIMLIIIGLFVMITGLILIGVFPQDCSHGVEMFYCADANVSGTVPPE, encoded by the exons ATGGCTCAGCAG CAAAGCAACGAAGAAGGGACAgcattaatacatatgcacaaacCTGAATGGAGATGTTCAATGATCTCTGCTTCTTTTAATTTCATCAACTCCATTATAGGATCTGGAATAATAG GTTTGCCATACGCATTGAACCAGGCTGGGCTTCCATTCGGCCTGCTCCTTTTGATGTTGGTTGGATTCATAACAG ACTACTCAATTGTTCTACTAATTAAAGGAGGAAATCTCTCAGGATCAAACAGTTATCAGTCGCTGgtacaaaacacatttggttTTCCTGGATTTTTGATTTTATCTGCTCTACAGTTTCTGTATCCTTTCATag CCATGATCAGCTATAACATCACAACTGGTGACACACTGACCAAAGTATTTCAGAGAATCCCAGGAG TTGGTCCAGACCACATTCTTGCAGAGCGCCACTTTGTGATCTTGTTGTCTACTTTTCTGTTCACCCTGCCGCTCTCACTTTATCGAAACATCGAGAGACTTGGGAAG GTATCCTTCCTGTCAATGGTGCTAACACTCACCATCCTCATCATCGTCATGATCCGAGCAGCTACTCTTGGGCCGCAGAT TGTTCCTACAGAGAATGCATGGGCATTTGCAAAGTGGAATTCCATTCAGGCTGTTGGCGTGATGTCTTTTG GCTACACAACATTCACTGGCTACACACAAG GAGACATTTTTGAGAACTACTGCAGAAATGATAACCTGGCAACATTCGGTCGGTTCTGCTTCGGCCTCAGCATAATTACCACATTTCCACTCGAGTGTTTTGTTACCCGAGAG GTGCTTTCCAATGTCATATGCAGCCGTCCTCTTTCCAAAGCTGAACATGTCTCGATAACTCTACTCATAGTTGCTGTCTGCACAGCATTATCCCTGGCTTATGACTGCCTGGGAGTAGTTTTAGAGCTAAAT GGAGCTCTGAGTGCCACACCTCTGATCTTTATCATCCCGTCTGCGTGCTACCTCAAGCTCTGCCCAGGCCACTGGTTCCATGGTGAAAAGCTGATTCCCATCATGCTGATAATAATTGGCTTGTTTGTTATGATCACTGGCCTGATACTGATTGGTGTCTTCCCTCAAGATTGCTCACATGGTGTTGAGATGTTCTACTGTGCCGACGCCAACGTCTCTGGCACTGTACCCCCTGAATGA
- the slc38a11 gene encoding putative sodium-coupled neutral amino acid transporter 11 isoform X3, whose product MLVGFITDYSIVLLIKGGNLSGSNSYQSLVQNTFGFPGFLILSALQFLYPFIAMISYNITTGDTLTKVFQRIPGVGPDHILAERHFVILLSTFLFTLPLSLYRNIERLGKVSFLSMVLTLTILIIVMIRAATLGPQIVPTENAWAFAKWNSIQAVGVMSFAFICHHNSFLIYNSLEHPTLSNWSRVTHISVGSALIISAAFAVAGYTTFTGYTQGDIFENYCRNDNLATFGRFCFGLSIITTFPLECFVTREVLSNVICSRPLSKAEHVSITLLIVAVCTALSLAYDCLGVVLELNGALSATPLIFIIPSACYLKLCPGHWFHGEKLIPIMLIIIGLFVMITGLILIGVFPQDCSHGVEMFYCADANVSGTVPPE is encoded by the exons ATGTTGGTTGGATTCATAACAG ACTACTCAATTGTTCTACTAATTAAAGGAGGAAATCTCTCAGGATCAAACAGTTATCAGTCGCTGgtacaaaacacatttggttTTCCTGGATTTTTGATTTTATCTGCTCTACAGTTTCTGTATCCTTTCATag CCATGATCAGCTATAACATCACAACTGGTGACACACTGACCAAAGTATTTCAGAGAATCCCAGGAG TTGGTCCAGACCACATTCTTGCAGAGCGCCACTTTGTGATCTTGTTGTCTACTTTTCTGTTCACCCTGCCGCTCTCACTTTATCGAAACATCGAGAGACTTGGGAAG GTATCCTTCCTGTCAATGGTGCTAACACTCACCATCCTCATCATCGTCATGATCCGAGCAGCTACTCTTGGGCCGCAGAT TGTTCCTACAGAGAATGCATGGGCATTTGCAAAGTGGAATTCCATTCAGGCTGTTGGCGTGATGTCTTTTG CCTTTATTTGTCACCACAACAGCTTTCTGATATACAACTCGCTAGAGCATCCCACTTTATCCAACTGGTCTCGGGTCACCCACATCTCTGTGGGCTCTGCACTGATAATCAGTGCTGCATTTGCTGTTGCAGGCTACACAACATTCACTGGCTACACACAAG GAGACATTTTTGAGAACTACTGCAGAAATGATAACCTGGCAACATTCGGTCGGTTCTGCTTCGGCCTCAGCATAATTACCACATTTCCACTCGAGTGTTTTGTTACCCGAGAG GTGCTTTCCAATGTCATATGCAGCCGTCCTCTTTCCAAAGCTGAACATGTCTCGATAACTCTACTCATAGTTGCTGTCTGCACAGCATTATCCCTGGCTTATGACTGCCTGGGAGTAGTTTTAGAGCTAAAT GGAGCTCTGAGTGCCACACCTCTGATCTTTATCATCCCGTCTGCGTGCTACCTCAAGCTCTGCCCAGGCCACTGGTTCCATGGTGAAAAGCTGATTCCCATCATGCTGATAATAATTGGCTTGTTTGTTATGATCACTGGCCTGATACTGATTGGTGTCTTCCCTCAAGATTGCTCACATGGTGTTGAGATGTTCTACTGTGCCGACGCCAACGTCTCTGGCACTGTACCCCCTGAATGA